One genomic window of Deltaproteobacteria bacterium includes the following:
- a CDS encoding protein kinase: MAGWNMSDKGTILIVDDSEPHRAVIARELEKVGYNTATADSGAKAIQAVAQEAIDLVLLDVVMPGLDGFTTLRQLRRNNTTQSLPIIMLTARDDAEDVIQALRLGANDYAVKPIRLSELMGRIETHLKLKRGKDEKLGHYRLIGKLGEGAMGIVYEAEEINGEGRAALKVLPRSLTLKKQAVQRFLQEGSLISKANHKNVVKLFDIGRDGETYYIAMELVIGETLDKLARRKPMEPQHCLQVSRQVALGLEHLYEVGVIHRDIKPQNIMINANGDVKIADFGIARDTSRDHRLTQEGTGLGSLVYSAPEQIGGKAQHHADMYSLGCTMFEMLAGQSPFPRDKNIEWMIEAKYKKVPKLRDTRKDTPKEIEALVHRLMQPKPQQRFESYQDLIAAIDALIVVEE; the protein is encoded by the coding sequence ATGGCGGGATGGAATATGAGCGATAAAGGCACAATTTTAATTGTCGACGACAGTGAGCCACACCGCGCAGTCATTGCTCGGGAGCTTGAGAAGGTCGGCTATAACACCGCTACAGCAGACAGTGGAGCCAAAGCCATTCAAGCGGTGGCGCAAGAAGCCATTGATCTTGTTTTACTCGACGTTGTCATGCCTGGACTCGATGGTTTTACGACCCTACGACAGCTACGCCGCAACAACACCACCCAGTCACTGCCCATTATTATGCTCACCGCTCGCGATGATGCCGAAGATGTCATTCAAGCACTCAGGCTCGGGGCCAACGACTACGCTGTGAAGCCAATTAGACTCAGTGAGCTGATGGGGCGAATCGAAACGCATCTTAAATTAAAACGCGGCAAGGATGAGAAACTCGGCCACTACCGACTTATCGGCAAGCTGGGTGAAGGTGCCATGGGCATCGTTTACGAAGCCGAAGAAATCAATGGAGAAGGACGGGCAGCCTTAAAAGTCTTGCCGCGTTCACTCACCTTGAAAAAGCAAGCCGTCCAACGCTTTCTTCAAGAAGGTTCTTTGATCTCAAAAGCAAATCACAAAAATGTAGTGAAGCTCTTTGATATTGGTCGTGACGGGGAAACCTACTACATCGCCATGGAATTGGTCATTGGTGAAACACTCGACAAACTCGCCCGGCGCAAACCGATGGAGCCTCAGCACTGCTTACAAGTAAGCCGCCAAGTCGCATTGGGACTCGAGCACCTTTATGAAGTCGGTGTAATCCATCGCGATATTAAGCCGCAAAATATTATGATCAATGCCAACGGTGATGTGAAAATTGCCGACTTTGGAATCGCCCGTGATACCAGCCGCGACCACCGGCTTACCCAAGAAGGCACCGGGCTCGGAAGCCTCGTGTATTCTGCGCCAGAACAAATTGGTGGCAAGGCTCAGCATCACGCAGATATGTATTCGCTTGGCTGCACCATGTTTGAAATGCTCGCCGGCCAATCCCCTTTTCCACGCGATAAAAATATCGAGTGGATGATTGAAGCGAAATACAAAAAAGTACCGAAGTTGCGTGATACGCGAAAAGATACGCCCAAAGAAATCGAAGCCTTGGTGCACCGCCTCATGCAGCCCAAGCCGCAGCAACGATTCGAGAGCTACCAAGATCTAATCGCCGCCATTGACGCTTTGATTGTTGTAGAAGAATAA
- a CDS encoding NAD-dependent epimerase/dehydratase family protein: MIALVTGANGLLGNHIVQALLQKGHSVRAMVRKTSNLKALKGLDIDYAYGDVRDGQALRAAADGCDTIFHTAAVFSYWGFSQEEMDQTARQGAINAVDAAKDAGVKRLVLTSSAGVLGRNTDQTPMTEKSAPNLDSMPQYFQSKALQEKVAMEHAQEQKVDLVCANPAVILGPNDQKPSASMGTITNYLFDPFKLTWPGGVNIVHAEDCARGHVLLAEKGESGERYLLGADNWHWKRVHETISRLCNVSKPSVRLNSKTALFGASLMELGSKITGKAPQATRDQAMQVGHYFWYNHTKASRIGYRSRSTRDAILDTLAWLLDSPHLDEKQRNGLKPSVELETARRKQRSK; encoded by the coding sequence ATGATTGCCCTGGTAACTGGAGCCAATGGGCTTCTCGGCAATCATATCGTTCAGGCGCTTTTGCAAAAAGGCCACAGCGTGCGCGCTATGGTCCGCAAAACAAGCAACCTTAAAGCGCTTAAAGGCCTCGATATAGACTACGCTTACGGCGACGTAAGAGACGGGCAAGCTTTAAGAGCTGCCGCCGATGGCTGCGACACCATCTTTCACACAGCTGCGGTCTTTTCCTACTGGGGATTTTCTCAAGAAGAAATGGACCAAACGGCCCGTCAGGGTGCCATCAATGCAGTTGACGCCGCTAAAGACGCTGGCGTGAAAAGGCTCGTTCTCACCTCCAGTGCAGGGGTTCTTGGGCGCAACACCGACCAAACGCCGATGACTGAAAAGTCAGCTCCTAATCTCGACTCGATGCCGCAATATTTTCAGAGTAAGGCGCTTCAAGAAAAGGTTGCGATGGAGCATGCCCAAGAGCAAAAAGTTGATCTGGTCTGTGCCAACCCTGCGGTCATCCTTGGACCAAACGATCAAAAACCAAGTGCAAGCATGGGAACCATTACCAACTACCTCTTCGATCCTTTCAAATTAACTTGGCCAGGCGGCGTTAATATCGTTCATGCCGAAGATTGTGCCCGTGGGCATGTGCTGCTGGCTGAAAAAGGTGAATCCGGTGAACGTTACCTTCTCGGAGCGGATAATTGGCACTGGAAAAGGGTGCACGAAACCATCAGCCGGCTCTGTAATGTGAGCAAGCCCTCCGTGAGACTGAATTCCAAGACAGCCCTTTTCGGGGCCTCATTGATGGAATTAGGGTCTAAAATCACTGGGAAAGCGCCTCAAGCGACGCGAGATCAAGCCATGCAGGTGGGCCACTACTTTTGGTATAACCACACCAAGGCTTCTCGAATCGGTTATCGGTCACGCTCAACACGTGATGCTATTCTCGATACGCTGGCATGGCTCTTAGACAGCCCACATTTGGACGAAAAACAGCGCAATGGTCTAAAGCCCTCTGTAGAGCTGGAAACAGCCCGCAGGAAACAGCGCTCCAAGTGA